In one Chitinophaga sancti genomic region, the following are encoded:
- a CDS encoding DUF6881 domain-containing protein has product MRYLKVKWIHDEIDDPVLIYSEIGDDDYEQRKIEVYPDNSFGLASLDFEFGGSGLGDAPVPGTKEIEADPQFLPVEISMEEFERIWKEYTTNLKT; this is encoded by the coding sequence ATGAGATACTTAAAAGTAAAATGGATACATGATGAAATAGATGATCCAGTACTGATATATTCTGAAATTGGCGATGATGATTATGAGCAACGTAAAATTGAAGTTTATCCTGACAATAGCTTTGGGTTAGCATCTCTGGATTTTGAGTTTGGTGGTAGTGGTCTTGGAGACGCTCCTGTTCCTGGCACGAAAGAGATAGAAGCAGATCCTCAATTCCTACCTGTGGAAATATCGATGGAGGAATTTGAAAGAATCTGGAAAGAATATACCACTAATTTAAAAACTTGA
- a CDS encoding glycoside hydrolase family 31 protein codes for MRAKHLLILMMISVGSYAQQYEKSSSGITTAVAGNEVKIQFYSPSIVRVVKSPINKPFSKTSLSVIATPIKTVFTASSGSGFIIVKSDKLSVRLNTKTGEIRYQTIAGEVLLSEKPNSASFTPFDDAGNKTFSISQSFQLAKDEPIYGLGQHQRGNLSQRNQKYSMMMQSNTDDPITFFQSVKGYGVFWDNYSPTTFEDNATETYFKSEVGDCIDYYFIYGGIADGVIAGMRELTGQAPMFPLWTYGFWQSRERYKSQLEIVDVVKKYRELKVPLDGIIQDWQYWGDNYHWNGMGFLNPEFPQPEKMVADIHAMNAHAIISIWASFGPKTKPYEELNAGGMLFNFSTWPESAKDVWPPDMNYPSGVRVYDAYNPAARDIYWRYLNKGLFSLGLDGWWMDSSEPDHLSFKDTDLDQQSFLGSFRKVRNAFPLMTVGGVYDHQRKENVEKRIFILTRSAFAGQQRYGANTWSGDITSSWETLKNQIPTGLNFSLSGIPYWNSDIGGFFLGSFHKKLEDPEYRELYARWVAFGTFCPMMRSHGTDAPREIYQFGSKGTRVYDAIEKFIHLRYSLLPYIYSTSWDVTANQSSMMRALVMDFVKDHNAWNVNNEFMFGKSILVTPVTQAQYLKQVVNGNDTAWAEDFSANKSTSVYLPAGTSWFDFWTGEQVAGGKTLLKETPLDIIPLYVKAGAILPLGPQVQYAEEKKWDNLEIRVYPGSDGRFVLYEDENDNYNYEKGIYSTITFKWDNKAKTLTIGERKGKFPGMVVSRKFTVVLAGTSQAGHPGKIVDYNGNAVNVKL; via the coding sequence GTTTTATTCGCCTTCCATAGTAAGAGTCGTTAAGTCGCCTATAAACAAACCGTTTTCCAAAACGAGTTTGTCTGTAATAGCGACACCGATAAAGACAGTTTTTACGGCAAGTTCGGGAAGTGGTTTCATCATCGTTAAAAGTGATAAACTCAGTGTCAGGTTGAATACAAAAACGGGTGAAATCCGCTATCAAACTATTGCGGGCGAAGTCCTTCTCAGCGAAAAGCCCAATAGCGCTTCGTTTACACCTTTTGATGATGCTGGAAACAAGACATTTTCCATTTCGCAGTCTTTCCAGCTTGCAAAGGATGAACCTATTTATGGGCTAGGCCAGCACCAGAGAGGGAATTTGAGTCAACGCAATCAAAAGTATAGTATGATGATGCAGTCTAATACAGATGACCCCATCACTTTTTTCCAGTCTGTAAAGGGTTACGGCGTATTCTGGGATAATTACTCGCCCACTACTTTTGAAGATAATGCAACTGAAACGTATTTTAAGTCGGAAGTAGGCGACTGCATAGACTACTATTTCATATATGGCGGCATTGCTGACGGCGTGATTGCAGGCATGCGGGAACTAACCGGTCAGGCGCCTATGTTCCCGTTGTGGACTTATGGCTTTTGGCAGAGCAGGGAACGGTATAAATCGCAGCTTGAAATTGTGGATGTTGTGAAAAAGTACCGTGAGCTGAAAGTGCCTTTAGACGGTATCATCCAGGACTGGCAGTACTGGGGCGATAATTACCATTGGAATGGCATGGGTTTTCTAAATCCGGAATTTCCGCAGCCTGAGAAAATGGTAGCCGATATCCATGCCATGAATGCGCATGCGATCATTTCTATCTGGGCTTCTTTCGGGCCCAAAACAAAACCTTATGAAGAGCTGAACGCCGGAGGCATGCTTTTCAATTTTAGCACCTGGCCGGAAAGTGCTAAAGACGTCTGGCCTCCGGATATGAACTATCCTTCCGGTGTGCGTGTATATGATGCCTATAATCCTGCAGCAAGGGATATTTACTGGCGATATCTAAACAAGGGCTTATTTTCTTTGGGGCTTGATGGTTGGTGGATGGACTCATCAGAACCCGATCATCTGTCATTTAAGGATACTGACCTTGATCAGCAATCTTTCCTGGGATCGTTTCGTAAAGTACGTAATGCATTTCCCCTGATGACTGTAGGCGGGGTATACGATCATCAACGGAAAGAGAATGTTGAAAAAAGGATATTCATCCTTACACGCTCTGCATTTGCCGGCCAGCAGCGATATGGAGCAAATACCTGGTCCGGCGATATCACATCCTCCTGGGAAACATTAAAAAATCAGATTCCTACCGGGCTTAATTTCTCTTTAAGCGGCATTCCTTACTGGAACAGCGATATTGGCGGTTTCTTTCTAGGCAGTTTCCATAAAAAACTGGAAGACCCGGAATATCGCGAACTGTATGCAAGGTGGGTAGCCTTTGGTACATTCTGTCCTATGATGCGTTCTCATGGTACAGATGCTCCCCGGGAAATATACCAGTTTGGCAGCAAAGGCACCAGGGTATATGATGCTATAGAAAAATTCATTCATTTACGTTATAGCCTGCTGCCATATATATATTCCACTTCCTGGGATGTTACAGCCAACCAATCCAGCATGATGCGGGCACTTGTAATGGACTTTGTGAAAGATCACAATGCATGGAATGTGAATAATGAATTTATGTTCGGAAAATCCATACTTGTAACGCCTGTAACCCAGGCACAGTATCTGAAGCAGGTGGTAAACGGAAATGATACCGCCTGGGCTGAAGACTTCAGCGCCAATAAATCTACATCAGTGTATTTGCCAGCCGGTACAAGCTGGTTCGATTTCTGGACTGGGGAGCAGGTAGCAGGTGGTAAAACATTGTTGAAAGAAACACCGCTGGATATAATTCCCCTGTATGTAAAAGCAGGGGCCATATTGCCACTAGGTCCACAGGTACAATATGCTGAAGAAAAAAAATGGGATAACCTTGAAATACGCGTATACCCAGGGAGTGATGGCCGGTTTGTATTGTATGAAGACGAAAATGACAATTACAACTACGAGAAAGGAATATACTCCACTATCACTTTTAAATGGGATAATAAGGCCAAAACGCTTACCATCGGAGAGAGAAAAGGTAAATTCCCCGGCATGGTCGTGTCCCGTAAATTTACTGTTGTTCTGGCCGGAACCAGCCAGGCAGGTCATCCAGGAAAGATAGTCGACTACAACGGAAATGCCGTTAATGTAAAACTATAA
- a CDS encoding HYD1 signature containing ADP-ribosyltransferase family protein: MRPSLKAVNPKDARYGDGRYFTDIVPGTKNPAQLSAAFLRIPWLGSRFTNYVAVDVTGLNVIKG, translated from the coding sequence ATGCGGCCGTCATTAAAGGCAGTAAATCCAAAAGATGCCAGATATGGTGACGGGCGATATTTTACGGATATTGTTCCCGGTACTAAAAACCCAGCGCAATTGTCAGCAGCTTTTTTGAGAATACCTTGGTTAGGTTCACGATTCACAAACTATGTTGCCGTTGATGTGACCGGATTAAATGTAATAAAAGGATGA